One region of Miscanthus floridulus cultivar M001 chromosome 19, ASM1932011v1, whole genome shotgun sequence genomic DNA includes:
- the LOC136525303 gene encoding uncharacterized protein isoform X1, translating to MVHQAQGQLVQELATGGLPAPPSRYVLREEDRPTGGGAAPELEFPTVDVRRLAEPGDTDEVAKLRAALQSWGLFARVWFGGVASFGNSTSDMDSLVLGSDDDLEPFG from the exons ATGGTGCATCAGgctcaggggcagcttgtgcagGAGCTGGCCACTGGCGGCCTACCCGCGCCGCCGAGCCGGTACGTGCTCAGGGAGGAGGACCGTCCAACCGGTGGCGGCGCGGCGCCGGAGCTGGAATTCCCCACCGTGGACGTGCGCCGCCTGGCCGAGCCCGGCGACACAGACGAGGTCGCCAAGCTTCGGGCGGCGCTCCAGTCCTGGGGGCTCTTCGCG CGTGTTTGGTTTGGGGGAGTGGCCTCGTTCGGCAACAGCACGTCCGACATGGATTCACTCGTACTCGGATCGGATGATGACTTGGAGCCATTTGGATGA
- the LOC136528563 gene encoding BTB/POZ and MATH domain-containing protein 1-like: MATQSKVTASRCTTQAEMGTHTFEIIGYSLMKGMGIGKFVQSDIFIVGDHSWAIRFYPDGITDGTRMFASVALVLMDEGTEVRAFYDLFLVNQIKCRSESIMCSESTATMFVARNYFVARERKLELPSNGYIQNDRMNIQCDLTVVRDSELCKTKGGFEIQVPPSDLSEHFSRLLFYEEEADVIFSVQGETFPAHKIVLATRSPVFKAQLYGKMKETKARCVTVEDMQPDVFKYLLNFIYTDALPVFDDDIDDDDYSEMIKHLLVAADRYAMDRMKLLCASVLVENLRVETVATTLAFADQHNCKSLRDMCIEFMASSDRMRDVMATQGYANLKRTCPSVIVDVLEKTSRCRKI, from the coding sequence ATGGCAACCCAATCCAAGGTGACAGCGTCTAGATGCACCACTCAGGCAGAGATGGGCACACACACATTCGAGATCATCGGGTACAGCCTGATGAAAGGCATGGGCATCGGCAAATTCGTCCAGTCGGACATCTTCATCGTCGGGGACCACTCCTGGGCCATTCGCTTCTACCCTGACGGCATAACCGATGGCACCAGGATGTTCGCCTCCGTCGCTCTGGTACTGATGGACGAGGGCACTGAGGTGAGGGCATTCTATGATCTGTTTCTGGTGAACCAGATTAAATGTCGGTCAGAGAGTATTATGTGTTCCGAATCCACTGCAACCATGTTTGTCGCACGCAATTATTTTGTTGCAAGAGAAAGAAAGCTGGAGCTTCCATCAAATGGCTACATCCAGAATGATCGCATGAACATTCAATGTGATCTCACAGTCGTCAGGGATTCTGAGCTATGCAAAACCAAGGGGGGCTTCGAAATTCAAGTGCCACCCTCAGACCTATCAGAGCATTTTAGTAGGCTGTTGTTCTACGAAGAGGAAGCAGACGTGATTTTCAGTGTCCAAGGAGAGACTTTCCCAGCGCACAAGATTGTACTCGCCACGCGGTCCCCTGTGTTCAAGGCACAGCTGTATGGAAAGATGAAGGAGACCAAGGCGCGGTGCGTGACCGTGGAAGACATGCAGCCTGATGTTTTCAAGTACCTGCTGAATTTCATCTATACTGATGCGCTGCCTGTCTTTGATGATGACATCGACGACGATGATTACAGTGAGATGATCAAGCATTTACTTGTGGCTGCAGATAGATATGCCATGGACAGGATGAAGCTGTTGTGTGCAAGTGTTCTTGTCGAGAACCTTCGTGTGGAGACTGTGGCAACTACCCTGGCCTTTGCGGACCAGCATAACTGCAAGAGCCTTAGAGACATGTGCATTGAGTTTATGGCCTCTTCCGATAGGATGAGAGATGTTATGGCCACTCAAGGATATGCAAATCTCAAAAGAACATGCCCTTCTGTCATAGTTGATGTACTAGAGAAGACAAGTAGGTGCCGCAAAATATAG
- the LOC136525303 gene encoding uncharacterized protein isoform X2, protein MVHQAQGQLVQELATGGLPAPPSRYVLREEDRPTGGGAAPELEFPTVDVRRLAEPGDTDEVAKLRAALQSWGLFADVPSHATPDVPLS, encoded by the exons ATGGTGCATCAGgctcaggggcagcttgtgcagGAGCTGGCCACTGGCGGCCTACCCGCGCCGCCGAGCCGGTACGTGCTCAGGGAGGAGGACCGTCCAACCGGTGGCGGCGCGGCGCCGGAGCTGGAATTCCCCACCGTGGACGTGCGCCGCCTGGCCGAGCCCGGCGACACAGACGAGGTCGCCAAGCTTCGGGCGGCGCTCCAGTCCTGGGGGCTCTTCGCG gatgtcCCCTCCCACGCCACACCAGATGTACCcctttcttga